A single genomic interval of Eurosta solidaginis isolate ZX-2024a chromosome 3, ASM4086904v1, whole genome shotgun sequence harbors:
- the Clp gene encoding cleavage and polyadenylation specificity factor subunit 4 produces MDILLANVNNLDFKIEKDLIEQVGAIALPFFGMDKSMAAVCQFVNSQNGLECEKGSSCPFRHIRGDRTIVCKHWLRGLCKKGDQCEFLHEYDMKKMPECYFYSRFNACHNKECPFLHIDPESKVKDCPWYDRGFCRHGPHCRHRHVRRVLCSNYLAGFCPNGWNCKFMHPRFELPPISDMTKEQIMKKVPTCHFCGELGHKASACKKNPDANEANENRFKYGNFMKPIHNQSFKDNSETKNNTNNVSSSNNFIKTPKPLEEITCYKCGNKGHYANKCPKGHLAFLSNQRSHK; encoded by the exons ATGGATATTTTACTAGCAAATGTTAATAATTTAGATTTTAAAATAGAGAAGGACCTCATTGAGCAAGTTGGCGCGATTGCGCTACCTTTTTTTGGAATGGACA AATCAATGGCTGCCGTGTGCCAATTTGTGAATTCTCAAAATGGTTTGGAATGTGAGAAGGGTTCGTCCTGTCCATTTCGTCATATTAGAGGAGATAGAACCATTGTGTGCAAGCATTGGCTACGTGGGCTATGTAAGAAAGGAGATCAATGTGAGTTCTTACatgaatatgatatgaaaaaaatgccagaGTGCTACTTCTATTCAAGATTTAATGCTTGCCACAATAAAGAATGCCCTTTCCTACATATTGATCCAGAGAGTAAAGTGAAAGATTGTCCATGGTATGATCGTGGCTTTTGTAGGCATGGTCCGCATTGTCGGCATCGTCATGTACGGCGCGTGCTTTGTAGTAATTATTTAGCTGGATTTTGTCCCAATGGATGGAATTGTAAATTTATGCATCCCCGATTTGAGCTACCACCTATTTCCGACATGACTAAAGAGCAGATTATGAAAAAAGTGCCTACTTGTCATTTTTGTGGAGAATTAGGACATAAAGCATCGGCGTGCAAGAAGAACCCCGATGCCAATGAAGCAAATGAGAACCGCTTTAAATATGGAAATTTCATGAAACCAATACATAACCAAAGCTTTAAAGACAATTCcgaaacaaaaaataatacaaataatgTGTCGTCGAGCAACAACTTTATAAAAACACCGAAACCGTTAGAAGAAATCACGTGCTATAAATGTGGAAATAAAGGACACTATGCTAATAAATGTCCCAAGGGTCATTTAGCATTTCTATCAAATCAAAGAAgtcacaaataa